In the Sulfolobales archaeon genome, one interval contains:
- a CDS encoding TIGR00269 family protein: protein MPRCTICGSREAVVHQPHTGYRLCRSCFISNIVARVAREIFRYNMIRYGERILVGVSGGKDSFVLLDILSQIYDPSRLGGVTVVEGIEGYNRAEHLEEIKRYASERGVEIHIVSIKDLWGASVDDMVKRSIAGGVKISPCTYCGIHRRKSINIVARELGYDKVATAHNLDDEAQTILINIMRGDIDRLYMNHPLRPRLSKLFIPKIKPLRKIYEWETAKYAYLAGYKPQEVECPYLEYFPSLRVRIRDMIYEIESRKPGTMLRLLEWFDVTFNPSKVDRRIELGECTICGEPTSPGRAICKSCELQLKTLGEARAAALPRIKGSSPMDKDQLAP from the coding sequence ATGCCGCGCTGCACAATATGTGGCTCTAGAGAGGCCGTTGTGCATCAACCCCATACCGGCTATAGGCTCTGCAGATCCTGCTTTATATCGAATATAGTTGCTAGGGTTGCGAGGGAGATTTTCAGATATAATATGATAAGATATGGTGAGAGGATCCTAGTTGGGGTCTCGGGCGGTAAGGATAGCTTTGTGCTTCTAGACATACTATCCCAGATCTACGATCCCTCTAGGCTGGGAGGGGTAACGGTTGTGGAGGGTATAGAGGGTTATAACAGGGCTGAGCATCTCGAGGAGATCAAGAGGTATGCCTCTGAAAGGGGGGTTGAGATCCATATAGTCTCGATAAAAGATCTCTGGGGTGCTTCGGTGGATGATATGGTTAAAAGATCAATTGCGGGTGGCGTTAAGATATCGCCATGCACATACTGTGGGATCCATAGGAGGAAGAGTATAAATATAGTTGCGAGGGAGCTTGGATATGATAAGGTAGCCACAGCCCATAACCTGGATGACGAGGCACAGACTATATTGATAAACATTATGAGGGGGGATATAGATAGGCTCTACATGAACCACCCACTAAGACCAAGGCTATCCAAGCTATTCATACCCAAGATAAAGCCTCTGAGGAAGATCTATGAGTGGGAGACAGCTAAATACGCATATCTAGCAGGTTACAAGCCACAGGAGGTTGAATGCCCCTATCTAGAGTATTTCCCATCCCTCAGGGTCAGGATAAGGGATATGATCTACGAGATAGAGTCGAGAAAACCAGGGACAATGCTAAGGCTGCTAGAATGGTTCGACGTAACGTTCAACCCATCAAAAGTAGATAGGAGGATCGAGCTGGGGGAATGCACCATATGCGGCGAGCCAACATCGCCTGGGAGGGCTATATGCAAGTCATGCGAGCTACAGCTAAAAACCCTTGGAGAGGCAAGGGCTGCTGCTCTACCGAGAATCAAAGGGTCTAGCCCTATGGATAAAGATCAGCTAGCTCCCTAG